A window from Pseudomonas sp. Tri1 encodes these proteins:
- a CDS encoding YbaN family protein: protein MSRTPTKLTQLLFALLAYTSLAIGLVALIVPGLPTTEFILLAAWAATRSSPRLSAWLERHWLFGPMLYNWRNGKVIPRRAKVGATVSMLVCAGLMLLMLDHGWPVYLALTGMALGNLWIWSRPEQVQAACGASLQPLDR from the coding sequence ATGAGCCGCACGCCTACGAAACTCACCCAACTGCTCTTCGCCCTGCTCGCCTACACCAGCCTGGCCATCGGCCTGGTCGCCCTCATCGTGCCAGGCCTGCCGACGACCGAGTTCATTCTCCTGGCCGCCTGGGCCGCGACCCGCAGTTCGCCGCGCCTGAGCGCCTGGTTGGAGCGCCACTGGCTGTTCGGGCCAATGTTGTACAACTGGCGCAACGGCAAAGTCATCCCACGGCGAGCCAAGGTCGGTGCTACCGTCAGCATGCTGGTCTGTGCCGGGTTGATGCTGCTGATGCTCGACCACGGCTGGCCGGTTTACCTGGCGCTCACGGGCATGGCCCTGGGCAATCTGTGGATCTGGTCCCGCCCGGAACAGGTGCAGGCCGCTTGTGGCGCAAGCTTGCAGCCGCTGGACCGCTAA
- a CDS encoding biliverdin-producing heme oxygenase produces the protein MNTQPCALRSQRLNQITHEPHSRLDALVKAHAPFETRASFARFVVAQYLFQSELVALYNDAELSTLIPDLPARCRAEAAKADLADLDTEVPAPVAGAVKNPTKAQALGWLFVSEGSKLGAAFLIKRAVGLGLSETFGARHLAEPAGGRAEGWKTFTRTLDGLAFSEQQEAEADKGALDAFNRFTVLLEHAYAAELA, from the coding sequence ATGAATACTCAGCCTTGCGCTCTACGCTCCCAACGCCTGAACCAGATCACCCACGAGCCCCACAGCAGGCTCGACGCGCTGGTCAAGGCCCACGCTCCGTTCGAAACCCGGGCCAGCTTCGCCCGCTTCGTCGTGGCCCAATACCTGTTCCAATCGGAGCTGGTGGCGCTGTACAACGACGCCGAGTTGTCCACCCTGATCCCCGACCTGCCGGCCCGTTGCCGGGCAGAAGCGGCCAAGGCGGATTTGGCAGACCTGGACACCGAAGTCCCCGCGCCAGTGGCCGGTGCGGTGAAAAACCCGACCAAGGCCCAGGCGTTGGGCTGGCTGTTCGTCTCAGAGGGTTCCAAACTCGGCGCCGCGTTCCTGATCAAGCGCGCCGTGGGCCTGGGACTCAGCGAAACCTTCGGCGCCCGCCACCTGGCAGAACCGGCGGGCGGTCGCGCCGAAGGCTGGAAAACCTTCACCCGCACCCTCGACGGCCTGGCCTTCAGCGAACAGCAGGAAGCCGAAGCAGATAAAGGCGCGCTGGATGCGTTCAACCGGTTTACGGTGTTGCTAGAGCACGCCTATGCAGCGGAGTTGGCCTAA